The Altererythrobacter sp. CAU 1644 genome has a window encoding:
- a CDS encoding CapA family protein, whose translation MTLGKMALAALAGMTVPATFALAKEPQQFQASGVIDTAFDRVSANGLTAKINGQAATVHGEGAYAVQVPIAPYYQIVVEGGLIHPTVQTFGHNEIYRAICDCLQIPAIEVVARKAGRIELLFAGDAMAGRRYVEPIWGERQLIDPADPLPDIKALLEPMRPYVETADLASVNLEIVLSDRDFGNSPPKSVTFYASPALAHALADAGFDHVSLGNNHSYDLLEEGVVSTIDAVERAGLAWSGAGLNEEQALRASRLDVGGQALSLLGYVGWKGSVEPNQVAEAGKGGAAHGSDKNIAASVAREAALGRNIIAQYHGSREYSDGPTEESERRMKLAVDRGAALVASHHPHVPQGIELYNDGLIAYSSGNFLFDQYFLETHGSFVLRAWLDDGKVARAEVIPIRILDYRPVPAVGSMREAILDRLERLSAARGTRIDRNGGHGVIVPRASRAEAPLARMRGCGSGEDLLRSGDFENATYGDANDRSLKAEGGKIAFPMIGSGGHVLQLTPASNSARMTVSPSTFFRNTGGTQFEVCGSVFAPADVRLSLGHQMRQDGQGRFDALEGNPVSPAGKDTQVSGGAWHDFSITFQIDSSDRGKPLRPMLTIAATDGSLLPQVALDNLRILMRD comes from the coding sequence GTGACGTTGGGGAAAATGGCGCTCGCGGCACTTGCAGGGATGACGGTTCCCGCCACTTTCGCGCTCGCCAAAGAGCCACAGCAGTTCCAGGCGAGCGGTGTGATCGATACCGCCTTTGATCGCGTTTCCGCGAACGGATTGACCGCAAAGATCAATGGCCAGGCAGCAACCGTCCACGGTGAGGGCGCCTATGCGGTACAAGTGCCAATAGCGCCCTATTATCAGATCGTTGTCGAGGGCGGATTGATCCACCCGACGGTGCAGACATTCGGCCATAACGAAATCTACCGCGCGATCTGCGACTGCCTGCAGATACCTGCGATCGAAGTTGTTGCGCGAAAAGCAGGCCGGATCGAACTGTTGTTCGCCGGCGATGCTATGGCGGGGCGACGCTATGTCGAGCCCATCTGGGGCGAACGGCAACTGATCGATCCCGCGGATCCTCTTCCCGACATCAAGGCACTCCTCGAACCGATGCGGCCCTATGTCGAAACCGCGGACCTTGCGTCGGTAAACCTCGAGATCGTCCTGTCCGATCGCGATTTCGGCAATTCGCCGCCCAAGAGCGTGACCTTCTACGCCTCTCCGGCGCTGGCGCACGCGCTGGCGGACGCGGGCTTCGATCATGTTTCGCTGGGCAACAACCACAGCTACGACCTTCTCGAGGAAGGCGTGGTCTCAACGATCGATGCGGTGGAGAGGGCGGGGCTCGCTTGGTCGGGCGCAGGATTGAACGAGGAGCAGGCGCTGCGTGCCTCGCGCCTCGATGTTGGAGGACAAGCGCTTTCGCTGCTCGGCTATGTCGGGTGGAAGGGCTCGGTCGAGCCCAACCAGGTGGCTGAAGCGGGCAAGGGCGGGGCGGCACACGGCTCCGACAAGAACATCGCTGCCAGCGTGGCGCGGGAGGCCGCGCTCGGTCGCAACATCATCGCCCAATACCACGGCAGCCGCGAGTACAGCGACGGTCCCACGGAAGAGAGCGAACGCAGAATGAAACTTGCGGTCGATCGCGGAGCCGCGTTGGTCGCGTCGCATCACCCGCATGTGCCGCAGGGGATTGAGCTCTACAACGATGGGCTGATCGCGTATTCGAGCGGAAATTTCCTGTTCGATCAGTACTTTCTGGAAACGCATGGCAGTTTCGTGCTTCGGGCATGGCTCGACGATGGAAAGGTTGCGCGGGCGGAGGTCATTCCGATCCGCATCCTCGATTACCGACCGGTCCCGGCGGTAGGGTCGATGCGCGAAGCAATTCTCGATCGGCTCGAACGACTCTCGGCCGCGCGCGGTACGCGAATTGATCGTAACGGCGGGCATGGGGTAATTGTGCCACGGGCAAGTCGGGCCGAAGCGCCGCTGGCGCGCATGAGGGGATGCGGTTCCGGAGAGGACCTGCTGCGCAGCGGGGACTTCGAGAACGCCACTTATGGAGATGCCAATGATCGCTCGCTGAAGGCCGAGGGCGGCAAAATCGCATTCCCGATGATTGGTTCGGGCGGACACGTCCTCCAACTCACACCAGCGAGCAATTCGGCCAGGATGACGGTTTCACCATCGACGTTCTTCCGCAACACGGGCGGCACGCAGTTCGAGGTTTGCGGGTCGGTTTTCGCTCCTGCCGACGTCAGGCTCTCACTTGGTCACCAGATGCGACAGGATGGGCAAGGGCGGTTCGATGCGCTGGAGGGCAATCCGGTGAGCCCCGCCGGCAAGGACACGCAGGTCAGCGGCGGTGCCTGGCACGATTTCTCGATCACGTTCCAGATCGACAGCAGCGATCGCGGCAAGCCCCTGAGGCCGATGCTGACCATCGCCGCGACCGATGGTTCGCTACTGCCGCAAGTGGCGTTGGACAACCTGCGCATCCTGATGCGCGACTGA
- a CDS encoding HlyD family type I secretion periplasmic adaptor subunit, which produces MAKLLDYLNGADAPVEEQEFVARKSANLILYAIIAFFVLLFAWAALTEIDRSVRGLGNVVPSSKLQIVSNLEGGVVEEILVKPGATVKKGDIIVRLSPTLSSAAFGSSTAEVSALQAKIARLDAEVRGVTPQYGVAPENQVAIEQSLHAARRAELQSAMAAGSARVNQAERAVIEAQSMLDARRSTLSALEQELDMIRPLVETKVIPRVDLIKTENDVLVARKEVDSGVAALARARAGVAEAKAQSAQMRSDWLSRTAGELSMAQAELSSKQLQLPALSDRVDRTVIRSPVTGIVNRVLVTTVGGTVAAGSPIAEIVPSKDALYIEAMIRPQDIANVSLGQTARLEITAYNQAIYGTLEGTVTSISPDAVKDERTGETFYTVEVQTTEQLHDQRGKPLKIGPGMMANVNLLGEKRSILSYVFTPITRLSQTAFRD; this is translated from the coding sequence ATGGCCAAGCTGCTTGATTATCTGAACGGGGCCGACGCGCCGGTCGAGGAGCAGGAATTCGTCGCGCGCAAGTCAGCCAATTTGATCCTCTATGCGATCATCGCATTCTTCGTCCTGCTGTTCGCCTGGGCGGCGTTGACGGAAATCGACCGCAGCGTTCGAGGATTGGGCAATGTCGTTCCCAGTTCGAAGCTTCAGATCGTGTCCAATCTCGAAGGCGGAGTCGTAGAAGAAATTCTCGTCAAGCCGGGCGCGACGGTCAAGAAAGGCGACATCATCGTTCGACTTTCGCCGACGCTTTCCAGCGCGGCCTTCGGCAGCTCGACCGCCGAAGTCAGCGCACTACAGGCCAAGATCGCCCGACTGGACGCCGAAGTTCGCGGCGTTACGCCGCAATACGGGGTCGCTCCTGAAAACCAGGTGGCGATCGAACAATCGCTTCACGCTGCCCGCCGGGCCGAGTTGCAGAGCGCGATGGCGGCTGGGTCGGCACGCGTCAATCAGGCCGAACGCGCTGTAATCGAAGCGCAATCGATGCTCGACGCGCGCAGATCGACACTTTCCGCGCTGGAACAGGAACTCGACATGATCCGGCCCTTGGTCGAAACCAAGGTCATCCCTCGGGTCGACCTCATCAAGACCGAGAACGATGTCCTGGTCGCCCGCAAGGAAGTCGATTCGGGCGTCGCCGCGCTCGCCCGTGCACGCGCGGGAGTCGCCGAAGCCAAGGCGCAAAGCGCGCAGATGCGCAGCGATTGGCTCAGCCGCACGGCGGGCGAATTGAGCATGGCCCAAGCCGAGCTGAGTTCGAAGCAGTTGCAGCTCCCGGCGCTGTCCGATCGGGTCGATCGCACCGTCATTCGCAGCCCGGTGACAGGCATCGTCAACCGGGTGCTGGTGACGACGGTCGGGGGAACGGTCGCGGCTGGCAGCCCGATCGCGGAGATCGTGCCGTCGAAGGATGCGCTCTACATCGAGGCGATGATCCGCCCGCAAGATATAGCGAACGTCAGCCTCGGTCAGACCGCTCGCCTCGAGATCACGGCCTACAACCAGGCGATCTATGGCACGCTGGAGGGAACAGTGACCTCGATTTCGCCCGACGCGGTGAAGGACGAGCGGACCGGAGAAACCTTTTACACCGTCGAAGTTCAGACGACCGAGCAGTTGCACGACCAAAGGGGAAAACCGCTCAAGATCGGCCCGGGCATGATGGCGAACGTCAATCTTCTCGGCGAAAAGCGTTCGATCCTGTCCTATGTCTTCACGCCGATCACACGGCTCAGCCAGACGGCATTTCGCGACTGA